From Streptomyces sp. NBC_00237, a single genomic window includes:
- a CDS encoding STAS domain-containing protein, giving the protein MSTSETTVRDRLLDALRTREQEIADRWVRLQREQSALGADLGEHQLREEAELLISALGAGLAGDVPVERLVTSQHDLRRTVIELSLRRARAGATPTATSLAVLSLKEALLEAVQHTTRDASELFAAAVLVNRLLDAAGALSFETYVEGREEIIQRQSNQLMELSTPVVRLWHHVLAVPLIGTLDTARTQVVMENLLQAIQDHEAKVAIIDITGVPAVDTAVAQHLMHTVNAVRLMGADCVISGIRPPIAQTIAQLGIDLSTILTRATLADALATAVRLTDQPSISSSYAPAGP; this is encoded by the coding sequence TTGAGTACCAGCGAGACCACCGTGCGGGACCGTCTTCTGGACGCCCTGCGGACACGTGAGCAGGAAATCGCGGATCGCTGGGTCCGGCTCCAACGGGAGCAGTCGGCCCTGGGCGCCGACCTGGGCGAGCACCAACTGCGCGAGGAGGCGGAGCTGCTGATCTCCGCCCTCGGCGCGGGGCTCGCAGGCGACGTCCCGGTGGAACGGCTCGTGACGTCCCAGCACGATCTGCGCAGGACGGTGATAGAGCTGTCGCTGCGCCGGGCCCGCGCGGGTGCGACGCCGACGGCGACGTCGCTCGCGGTGCTCTCCCTCAAGGAGGCGCTCCTGGAGGCGGTGCAGCACACCACCCGTGACGCGAGCGAGCTGTTCGCCGCGGCGGTGCTGGTCAACCGGCTGCTCGACGCGGCGGGGGCGCTGTCCTTCGAGACGTACGTGGAGGGCCGCGAGGAGATCATCCAGCGCCAGTCGAACCAGCTGATGGAACTGTCCACGCCGGTCGTACGGCTGTGGCACCACGTCCTCGCGGTGCCCCTGATCGGCACCCTGGACACGGCCCGCACCCAGGTGGTGATGGAGAACCTCCTCCAGGCGATCCAGGACCACGAGGCGAAGGTCGCCATCATCGACATCACGGGCGTCCCGGCCGTGGACACCGCCGTCGCCCAGCACCTGATGCACACGGTGAACGCGGTACGGCTGATGGGCGCGGACTGCGTCATCTCCGGCATCCGGCCGCCGATCGCGCAGACCATCGCCCAGCTCGGCATCGACTTGTCGACCATCCTGACCCGCGCGACGCTGGCCGACGCGCTGGCCACCGCGGTCCGCCTCACCGACCAGCCGTCGATCTCCTCGTCGTACGCACCGGCGGGTCCGTGA
- a CDS encoding GDSL-type esterase/lipase family protein, which translates to MTWLDAGPFLRGVAWREEDGQPLRADPADLDRLPWDVLERARVPVGVTLEFLAYGTKAVEVRYQAEPGEVPHAFGLWADGVRHAEVLADPTPDEAVVRIELPPLQGPFTVHPPENQSPRLLAVRALGGRIEPAPPRPRWVVHGDSITEGWWSTRPAHAWPARTGRLLGLEPVNLGHAGAGRAELAVAQQLAGLPADALTLAFGTNCWGRAPFDVPLLRETVRAFLALVRRGHPDTPLLVVSPVLRPAAEDAPNARGATLGALRGALEDAVREETAAGDGRLALLPGLGLLGPEQLADGLHPDDAGHALIADAVAEALTELLGNAGRPAG; encoded by the coding sequence ATGACCTGGCTGGACGCCGGACCCTTCCTGCGCGGAGTCGCGTGGCGCGAAGAGGACGGGCAGCCGTTGCGGGCCGATCCCGCCGATCTGGACCGGCTGCCGTGGGACGTGCTGGAGCGTGCGCGGGTGCCGGTCGGCGTCACACTGGAATTCCTCGCGTACGGGACGAAGGCCGTGGAGGTCCGCTACCAGGCCGAACCGGGCGAAGTGCCGCATGCGTTCGGGCTCTGGGCGGACGGCGTGCGGCACGCCGAGGTACTGGCCGACCCGACGCCGGACGAAGCGGTCGTACGCATCGAACTCCCGCCCCTCCAGGGACCGTTCACCGTCCACCCGCCCGAGAACCAGTCGCCCCGGCTGCTGGCGGTACGGGCGCTCGGCGGCCGGATCGAGCCCGCACCGCCGCGTCCCCGCTGGGTCGTGCACGGCGACTCCATCACCGAGGGCTGGTGGTCGACGCGGCCCGCGCACGCCTGGCCCGCCCGCACGGGCCGACTCCTCGGCCTGGAGCCGGTCAACCTGGGCCACGCGGGCGCGGGGCGCGCCGAGCTGGCCGTGGCGCAGCAGCTCGCCGGGCTCCCGGCCGACGCCCTCACGCTGGCGTTCGGCACCAACTGCTGGGGGCGCGCGCCGTTCGACGTACCGCTGCTGCGCGAGACCGTGCGCGCCTTCCTCGCTCTCGTGCGCCGGGGCCATCCGGACACCCCCCTCCTCGTGGTCTCCCCGGTGCTGCGGCCCGCCGCGGAGGACGCCCCGAACGCCCGGGGCGCCACCCTCGGCGCGTTGCGCGGGGCCCTGGAGGACGCCGTACGGGAGGAGACGGCGGCCGGTGACGGGCGGCTCGCCCTGCTGCCGGGGCTCGGGCTGCTCGGGCCCGAGCAGCTCGCCGACGGGCTTCACCCGGACGACGCGGGGCACGCGCTGATCGCGGATGCGGTGGCGGAGGCGCTCACCGAACTGCTCGGGAACGCGGGGCGGCCCGCGGGGTGA